The proteins below are encoded in one region of Caballeronia sp. SL2Y3:
- a CDS encoding efflux transporter outer membrane subunit, whose amino-acid sequence MKKIYLAILMMFALAACAVQPATHADLPATVRTTAPADWSVNVPTADTDAATWWNQFNDPVMHALVASVLDSNLDLQAAVERVKQAQALTTQRRAALLPQLDANAGASNTRQNTPPPLGYVREAGFGLALSWTPDVFGGERLELLASQAQLVGREHAADQIRLALAADTASAYVDLRWAQAELKILQDNLVIRERALKLTQRRLQYGLSTQLDVARAQNQLSDVQARIPRTNATIQHQLSLIAVYAGRTPESADSLLLADAGATPVIPVPAQGAPQMLPSDALLHRPDVLIAYAQVQQRAAEVGVARAERYPKFSLRLTDGLLASSYLGLPTLTDNLFSAALNATSPIFNAGRISAEIEQNESRMRESESNLRQTLLQALKDVEDTRSDLVSSADQTARLNDALAASGKSLTLSTQLYKGGAASFLDVLDAQQAYLRDADALNQSRREHALAAVAMYRSLGGGWSVTNDDDAIRTAMSR is encoded by the coding sequence ATGAAGAAAATATATTTAGCCATACTAATGATGTTCGCGCTTGCGGCCTGCGCGGTGCAGCCCGCCACCCACGCCGACTTGCCCGCCACGGTGCGAACCACCGCGCCGGCCGACTGGAGCGTGAACGTGCCTACGGCAGACACAGATGCCGCGACATGGTGGAATCAGTTCAACGATCCCGTCATGCACGCACTCGTCGCGTCCGTGCTAGACAGCAATCTGGATCTGCAAGCCGCAGTCGAGCGCGTAAAGCAGGCGCAGGCTTTGACGACGCAGCGTCGCGCCGCGCTCCTGCCGCAGCTCGATGCCAACGCAGGCGCTTCCAATACGCGGCAGAATACGCCGCCGCCGTTAGGCTACGTTCGTGAGGCGGGATTCGGTCTCGCACTGAGTTGGACGCCAGATGTGTTCGGCGGCGAGCGGCTCGAACTGCTTGCGTCGCAGGCGCAACTCGTCGGGCGTGAGCATGCGGCGGATCAGATCAGGCTCGCGCTAGCGGCGGATACCGCATCCGCTTATGTGGACCTGCGGTGGGCGCAGGCCGAACTGAAGATCCTTCAGGACAACCTGGTCATCCGCGAACGCGCGCTGAAACTCACGCAGCGGCGCTTGCAATACGGTCTTTCGACGCAACTCGATGTCGCTCGCGCGCAGAACCAGTTGAGCGATGTGCAAGCGCGCATTCCGCGCACGAACGCGACCATTCAACATCAGCTGAGCCTGATCGCGGTGTATGCGGGCCGCACGCCGGAATCCGCCGATAGCTTGCTGCTTGCCGATGCAGGGGCCACGCCGGTCATACCGGTGCCTGCGCAAGGCGCGCCGCAGATGTTGCCGTCGGACGCGCTGTTGCATCGTCCGGATGTGCTTATCGCTTATGCGCAGGTTCAGCAGCGCGCCGCCGAAGTCGGCGTCGCGCGCGCCGAGCGTTATCCGAAGTTCTCGCTGCGGCTGACGGACGGCTTGCTCGCGTCGTCGTATCTCGGCTTGCCGACGCTCACCGACAACCTGTTCTCGGCCGCGCTCAACGCGACCAGTCCCATTTTCAACGCGGGCCGCATTAGCGCGGAAATCGAGCAAAACGAAAGCCGGATGCGCGAGTCGGAATCGAACCTGCGTCAGACGCTGCTTCAGGCGTTGAAGGACGTCGAAGACACGCGCAGCGATCTCGTCAGCAGCGCCGATCAGACAGCGCGTCTGAACGATGCGCTCGCCGCGTCCGGGAAATCGCTCACGCTTTCGACGCAGCTTTACAAAGGCGGCGCGGCGAGTTTTCTCGACGTCCTCGACGCGCAGCAAGCGTATTTGCGCGATGCAGACGCGCTCAATCAATCGCGCCGCGAACACGCGCTCGCGGCCGTGGCGATGTATCGGTCGCTGGGGGGCGGGTGGAGCGTGACGAACGATGATGACGCCATCCGCACTGCGATGAGTCGGTGA
- a CDS encoding class II aldolase/adducin family protein, translating into MLMDAKESIYSPTQDGLIFPQEPKFSTSAEERRYRKEHLAAACRIFARHGFSFGFGGHLTVRDPEHPELFWTNPMCVPWSRTKTSQLVLVDHSGTVIEGKYAVNRAGYVLHSAIHAENPDIIGSCHAHTVHGDAWAAMGKPLDYVTQDACMFYGSHTVVRDGAGKVPVANESGNPIARAFNEHKAIIHQNHGLLTASRHSIDDAVWTFIALDHCCKMQLLMDATESRPIPIDPKFAEYSHEHLGNSFISWLHFQTMLYEIAEQEPDYLD; encoded by the coding sequence ATGTTAATGGACGCCAAGGAATCGATTTATAGCCCGACGCAGGATGGCCTGATCTTCCCGCAGGAGCCCAAGTTTTCGACTTCCGCCGAGGAGCGCAGGTATCGCAAGGAACATCTCGCGGCAGCGTGCCGCATATTCGCCCGCCACGGTTTCAGCTTCGGTTTCGGCGGACACCTGACCGTGCGAGATCCCGAGCATCCGGAGCTCTTCTGGACCAATCCGATGTGCGTGCCATGGTCGCGCACCAAGACCTCGCAACTGGTGCTGGTCGATCATTCGGGCACGGTTATCGAAGGGAAATACGCGGTCAATCGCGCGGGCTACGTGCTGCATTCGGCGATTCATGCGGAAAATCCGGACATTATCGGCTCATGCCATGCGCATACCGTGCACGGCGATGCGTGGGCCGCCATGGGCAAGCCGCTCGATTACGTGACACAGGACGCGTGCATGTTCTACGGGAGCCATACCGTCGTGCGCGATGGCGCCGGCAAGGTGCCGGTGGCGAACGAGTCGGGCAATCCGATCGCGCGCGCCTTCAACGAGCACAAGGCGATCATTCACCAGAACCACGGGCTGCTCACGGCGAGCCGGCACAGCATCGACGACGCCGTGTGGACCTTCATCGCTCTGGACCATTGCTGCAAGATGCAGTTGTTGATGGACGCAACTGAATCGCGCCCGATTCCTATCGATCCCAAGTTCGCCGAATACTCGCACGAGCATCTCGGTAACTCTTTCATCAGCTGGCTGCACTTTCAGACCATGCTCTACGAGATCGCGGAACAGGAGCCCGATTACCTCGACTGA
- a CDS encoding diguanylate cyclase, whose product MPTFDLRTVLLMASVMPGLMALVMSSIGRTFPRTILGVAQWAQGSLLFSAAAFVMALRGALPDWLSVVVGNACIVGSIGLWLIGSQRYLGRPTFIRLIAALTIVDAVSLSWMTWVHFTPFGRALCTNVILTLLFARLAYELLRFGRDDSGAKVVGTLFAFETVIASARVLTSLQPDASHEGLYAHDRMQMVYLSSGAFMSLSITVGFMLTAVNRLRVHLEQLSRIDPLTGLLNRRALLGAHTMSREAPRKVRRYLSLLLIDLDHFKKINDTYGHSMGDEILVDFARRASLSLPPEAQFARWGGEEFAVLFPCDSVHEAVGLARALQTSIASTSDSALPSYTCSIGVAYLGAADASIEQLLKQADEALYRAKDNGRNRVELAREVLPVTGSRILDTALKS is encoded by the coding sequence ATGCCAACGTTCGACTTGCGTACCGTCCTGCTGATGGCATCCGTGATGCCTGGGCTGATGGCCCTGGTCATGTCCTCCATCGGCAGGACATTCCCTAGAACGATTCTAGGTGTCGCGCAATGGGCGCAGGGCTCGCTGCTCTTTTCTGCCGCCGCATTCGTGATGGCGCTGCGCGGTGCGCTGCCCGACTGGTTATCGGTCGTCGTCGGCAATGCGTGTATCGTCGGCAGCATCGGACTCTGGCTCATCGGTAGCCAACGCTACCTCGGCCGTCCAACGTTCATACGGCTCATTGCAGCGTTGACTATCGTCGATGCAGTCAGTCTCAGCTGGATGACGTGGGTGCACTTCACGCCTTTCGGGCGTGCGTTGTGTACGAACGTGATCCTCACACTGCTTTTCGCGCGCCTCGCGTATGAGTTGCTGCGCTTCGGCCGGGACGACAGCGGGGCGAAGGTCGTCGGCACCTTGTTCGCGTTCGAAACGGTCATCGCATCGGCGAGAGTCCTGACGTCCCTGCAACCGGACGCGTCGCACGAAGGCTTGTACGCGCACGACCGGATGCAAATGGTCTACTTGAGCAGTGGCGCGTTCATGTCGCTGAGCATCACGGTCGGCTTCATGCTCACAGCCGTCAACCGGCTGAGAGTTCATCTCGAACAACTGTCGCGCATCGATCCTCTCACGGGTCTGCTCAATCGACGCGCCCTTCTGGGCGCTCACACCATGTCGCGAGAAGCGCCTCGCAAGGTGAGGCGTTATCTCTCGCTGTTGCTGATCGACCTCGACCACTTCAAGAAGATCAACGACACGTACGGTCATTCGATGGGTGACGAGATTCTCGTGGACTTCGCGCGACGTGCGAGTCTTTCGCTTCCTCCCGAAGCGCAGTTCGCACGCTGGGGCGGGGAAGAATTCGCCGTGCTGTTTCCGTGCGACAGTGTCCACGAGGCAGTGGGGCTCGCACGCGCATTGCAGACGAGCATTGCGAGCACGAGCGATTCGGCCCTGCCTTCCTATACGTGCAGCATCGGAGTGGCTTACCTCGGCGCCGCCGATGCAAGCATCGAGCAGTTGCTGAAGCAGGCGGACGAGGCGCTGTATCGCGCGAAGGACAATGGCCGCAATCGCGTCGAACTCGCGCGGGAAGTGCTTCCGGTTACCGGTTCTCGCATACTCGATACGGCACTCAAGTCTTAG
- a CDS encoding CPBP family intramembrane glutamic endopeptidase, with product MHRHANDTKLTSRPLALWAEFLALYTGLPVFILSTRRTAVLLAIIWLAPLCIHYFERRRRPSVYENDWNWRRFRAGLRPVMLRFAVLSCLVVLAVWHFSPHALLSLPREHPATWLLVMLLYPVLSVWPQELIFRSFLLHRYKPLFGANRGYIAASALAFGYAHVIFLNWVAPAMTAIGGALFAATYRERRSLALACFEHALYGCLVFTVGLGQYFYSGSSWQH from the coding sequence ATGCATCGCCACGCCAACGATACGAAACTCACTTCAAGGCCGCTTGCCTTATGGGCCGAATTCCTCGCGCTCTATACGGGCCTGCCTGTCTTCATCCTGAGCACGCGACGAACCGCCGTGCTCCTCGCCATAATTTGGCTCGCGCCTCTTTGCATTCACTACTTCGAGCGACGTCGAAGACCGTCGGTCTATGAGAACGACTGGAACTGGCGCCGTTTTCGGGCTGGACTCAGGCCCGTGATGCTGCGCTTCGCCGTCCTTTCGTGTCTCGTCGTTTTGGCCGTGTGGCACTTCTCGCCACATGCGTTGCTGTCATTGCCGCGCGAGCATCCTGCTACGTGGCTCCTCGTGATGCTGCTCTACCCGGTCTTGTCTGTGTGGCCACAGGAACTGATCTTCCGCAGCTTCCTGCTGCACCGCTATAAGCCGCTATTCGGCGCGAATCGAGGCTATATCGCCGCGTCCGCCTTGGCTTTCGGCTATGCGCACGTCATCTTCCTTAACTGGGTCGCGCCCGCGATGACGGCTATCGGCGGCGCATTGTTCGCCGCAACTTATCGAGAGCGCCGATCGCTCGCACTGGCTTGCTTCGAGCATGCGTTGTATGGCTGCCTCGTGTTCACCGTAGGGCTAGGACAGTATTTCTATTCGGGTTCGTCCTGGCAGCATTAG
- a CDS encoding DHA2 family efflux MFS transporter permease subunit produces MNRNVLDNPAEAPVRGRVFAFALMCLGFFMATLDIQIVASSLKDIGGGLSASQDELSWVQTSYLIAEILVIPMSGWLSKVFSTRWLFAASAIGFTVTSMLCGLAWDIDSMILFRGLQGALGAAMIPTVFTTAFVLFPGKQRIIASTTIGALASLAPAIGPVIGGWITDQWSWHWLFYLNLVPGLVVAVLVPKYVHIDKPDLTLLKKGDYLGILLMSGFLGCLEYVLEEGPRKNWFGDGAIIACAWISGICGFLFIVHALTAKDAIVDLRALCVRNFGIGSLLSFVTGIGIFTSVFLTPVFLGRVRGFDSLQIGIALLSVGCFQLASIGVYGYASRIIDMRVLLVFGLICFGLGCYFYTPLTNEWGWQQLLLPQALRGIGQQFAVPPIVTMALGSLPPSRLKSASGLFNLMRNLGGAIGIAVSATMLNDRLNLHYLRLAENVTIGRPAIEDVLARSSAHLAAVAGDALDATQAGLASLNAMVLREALVLTFADCFYVLALCFSVGIVSVLFARPIGSAPPSSEAH; encoded by the coding sequence ATGAACCGAAACGTGCTCGACAATCCGGCTGAAGCGCCCGTGAGGGGGCGCGTCTTTGCCTTCGCGCTCATGTGCCTCGGCTTTTTCATGGCGACGCTGGATATCCAGATCGTCGCGTCATCGCTGAAGGATATCGGCGGCGGACTATCCGCTAGCCAGGACGAGCTGTCGTGGGTTCAGACGTCGTATCTCATTGCGGAAATCCTCGTCATTCCGATGTCCGGCTGGCTCTCGAAAGTGTTCTCGACGCGGTGGCTCTTCGCGGCCTCCGCCATCGGCTTCACCGTGACGAGCATGCTGTGCGGTCTTGCCTGGGACATCGACTCGATGATCCTCTTTCGCGGCCTGCAAGGCGCGCTCGGTGCAGCGATGATCCCAACAGTGTTCACCACCGCGTTCGTCCTCTTTCCCGGCAAGCAGCGGATCATTGCCTCGACGACTATCGGCGCGCTTGCATCTTTGGCACCGGCCATCGGCCCGGTCATCGGCGGATGGATTACCGACCAATGGTCGTGGCACTGGCTCTTTTATCTCAATCTCGTGCCGGGTCTGGTCGTTGCCGTGCTGGTGCCGAAATACGTGCATATCGACAAGCCTGACCTCACGCTGCTGAAGAAAGGCGATTATTTAGGCATCCTACTCATGTCCGGATTCCTCGGATGTCTGGAATACGTGCTGGAAGAGGGCCCGCGCAAGAACTGGTTCGGCGACGGCGCCATCATCGCGTGCGCGTGGATCTCGGGCATCTGCGGATTTCTGTTCATCGTTCATGCGTTGACGGCGAAGGATGCCATCGTCGACTTGCGGGCGTTATGCGTGCGCAACTTCGGTATCGGCAGTCTGCTTTCCTTCGTGACCGGCATCGGCATCTTTACGTCGGTCTTTCTCACGCCGGTGTTTCTCGGCCGTGTGCGCGGCTTCGATTCGTTGCAGATCGGCATTGCCTTGTTGTCGGTCGGATGCTTTCAGTTGGCATCGATCGGCGTGTACGGCTACGCGTCGCGCATCATCGACATGCGTGTACTGCTTGTTTTCGGTCTGATTTGTTTCGGCCTGGGCTGCTACTTCTACACGCCGCTGACCAATGAATGGGGCTGGCAGCAACTCCTGTTGCCCCAGGCCTTGCGGGGCATCGGCCAGCAATTCGCGGTGCCGCCCATCGTGACGATGGCGCTCGGTTCGCTGCCGCCATCGCGTCTCAAGTCGGCTAGCGGGTTGTTCAATCTGATGCGCAATCTCGGCGGCGCGATAGGTATCGCGGTGAGCGCGACCATGCTCAATGACCGCTTGAATCTGCATTACCTGCGGCTGGCCGAAAACGTGACCATCGGACGGCCCGCCATCGAAGACGTGCTCGCGCGCAGTTCCGCGCATCTCGCCGCCGTTGCAGGCGATGCCCTCGATGCGACGCAGGCCGGTCTCGCATCGCTCAACGCGATGGTGCTGCGCGAGGCGCTCGTTCTGACCTTCGCCGACTGCTTCTATGTGCTGGCGCTGTGCTTTTCCGTGGGGATCGTCAGCGTGCTATTCGCGCGGCCTATCGGCAGCGCGCCGCCGTCCTCGGAAGCGCATTGA
- a CDS encoding DUF4142 domain-containing protein codes for MQSGAQVSPTDQQFMLTAASVGKAEVDLGKLASERGGSPAVREFGQKMVAEHTRINGELSQIADEKHVRLLQAMDPANRTLYDELGTMTGAAFDREYAIAQVHIHQMGNALYASEAQHGEDAQVKAFAARGVPIGENHLQHATQLLQNLPQKLPISSAQ; via the coding sequence ATGCAGTCCGGCGCGCAGGTCAGCCCCACGGACCAGCAATTCATGCTGACCGCAGCGAGCGTCGGCAAGGCCGAGGTCGATCTCGGCAAGCTCGCGTCCGAGCGCGGTGGCTCACCGGCGGTCCGTGAGTTCGGGCAGAAAATGGTAGCCGAACATACGCGCATCAACGGCGAGTTGTCCCAGATTGCGGATGAGAAACACGTTCGCTTGTTACAGGCGATGGATCCGGCGAACCGCACGCTATACGACGAGCTCGGAACCATGACGGGCGCGGCCTTCGACCGCGAATATGCGATCGCCCAGGTGCATATTCATCAGATGGGCAATGCGCTGTATGCAAGCGAAGCGCAGCACGGCGAAGACGCGCAGGTGAAAGCGTTCGCGGCGCGAGGCGTGCCGATCGGAGAGAATCATCTCCAACATGCCACTCAGCTTCTGCAAAACTTGCCGCAGAAGTTGCCGATATCATCGGCGCAGTAG
- a CDS encoding HlyD family secretion protein, producing MTTPSTQLPSTTAPPMSRPARRIPWMLLALGLVAAILIAALTYWALVLRFVQTTDDAYVGGDVTVLAPKVNGFVTDVLVQDNQRVTAGQVLIRLDARDYDARLAQANAEVSSARAAVEELRAKDALQADLINQAQAEVRASTAELTRSGQDRVRYRELVKDDAVSNQLVERADADYSKAQASVDKSGASLVAAKRQLSVIDAQIADAQARVATAEAARRVAQLNVEYTTIRSPVDGYVGNRTARVGVLANVGTSLLTIVPATGLWVDANFKEDQLKKMRAGDEADVELDASNIPFTGHVESLAPATGATFSVLPAENATGNFTKIVQRVPVRIRLDVPKGAESVLRPGLSATVKVHLRKHNG from the coding sequence ATGACGACCCCCTCCACGCAACTCCCATCGACGACCGCGCCTCCAATGAGCCGGCCCGCGCGCCGCATTCCCTGGATGCTGCTCGCGCTCGGACTGGTCGCGGCCATACTCATCGCGGCGCTCACTTACTGGGCGCTCGTTCTGCGTTTCGTCCAGACGACCGACGACGCCTACGTCGGCGGCGATGTCACCGTGCTCGCGCCGAAGGTGAACGGCTTCGTGACCGACGTTCTCGTGCAGGACAACCAGCGCGTGACCGCAGGGCAAGTGCTCATTCGTCTCGATGCCCGCGATTACGACGCACGTCTCGCCCAGGCGAATGCCGAAGTATCGAGTGCCCGTGCAGCCGTCGAGGAACTGCGCGCGAAGGACGCATTGCAGGCCGACTTGATCAATCAGGCACAGGCGGAAGTGCGCGCGTCAACGGCCGAACTCACGCGTAGCGGACAGGACCGCGTGCGTTATCGTGAGCTCGTGAAGGACGACGCGGTGTCGAACCAACTCGTCGAACGCGCGGACGCCGACTACAGCAAGGCGCAGGCGTCGGTGGACAAGAGCGGGGCATCGCTCGTCGCGGCGAAGCGTCAGTTGTCCGTGATCGACGCGCAGATCGCCGATGCACAAGCACGCGTGGCGACCGCCGAAGCCGCGCGGCGGGTGGCGCAACTGAACGTCGAATATACGACCATCCGCTCGCCTGTGGACGGCTATGTCGGCAATCGCACCGCGCGCGTCGGCGTGCTGGCGAACGTCGGCACATCGTTGCTCACCATCGTGCCCGCGACCGGCCTGTGGGTCGATGCGAACTTCAAGGAAGACCAGCTCAAGAAGATGCGTGCCGGTGACGAGGCCGATGTGGAACTCGACGCATCGAACATTCCGTTCACGGGCCACGTCGAAAGTCTCGCACCCGCGACGGGAGCCACCTTCAGCGTGCTGCCCGCGGAGAACGCGACGGGCAACTTCACGAAGATCGTCCAGCGCGTGCCTGTGCGCATTCGGCTCGACGTGCCGAAGGGCGCCGAGTCGGTGCTGCGTCCCGGCCTGTCCGCGACGGTGAAGGTGCACCTTCGCAAGCACAACGGTTGA
- a CDS encoding DUF4148 domain-containing protein → MARNKTAPCRALLLRDWHRNGKRTTAGLAVFCALSLGLLLPLEAHADSTDPTREQVRSDLDRYRCAGYNPVADEITYPNDVDAARARLQDPGCKPDAAPKQAPRSSKPPK, encoded by the coding sequence ATGGCTCGCAATAAAACGGCCCCATGCCGGGCGCTTTTGCTACGCGACTGGCACCGTAATGGCAAACGCACGACGGCTGGCCTCGCTGTCTTCTGCGCCTTGTCGCTCGGACTGCTATTGCCTTTAGAGGCACACGCCGATTCCACCGACCCCACCCGCGAGCAAGTCCGCTCGGACCTCGACCGTTATCGATGCGCCGGGTACAACCCGGTCGCCGACGAGATCACCTACCCCAACGATGTCGACGCGGCGCGGGCCCGCTTGCAGGACCCCGGCTGCAAGCCCGACGCCGCCCCGAAACAAGCACCCCGCTCAAGCAAGCCACCGAAGTAG
- a CDS encoding LysR family transcriptional regulator, whose translation MKDERLVEMRIFKAVAETGGFTAAALMLDLQQPYVSRAVSTLEKRLGVALLRRSTRRLQVTQEGQQYLALCKRILDEIDVAEAQLSRAGQHMTGGIRVTVATSFGMDQIVPLIPGFLERYPGLRVRLSLSDTLADVIGEGFDVAIRMGSLQDSNLVSRKLCHLQRVVTASPSYIARHGVPLTPADLAHHNCLMWEPPMDHLNHWPFVIDGERTSMLINGNFQTSSGVSSVYMCLAGVGITRMAEHMVLPSIRSNMLVPLLTDFQPSDETAIYALYPRDSSLHPRVRAFIDYIGEKLERPPWAA comes from the coding sequence ATGAAGGACGAACGCCTCGTCGAAATGAGGATATTCAAGGCCGTCGCGGAGACCGGCGGCTTCACGGCTGCGGCGCTCATGCTGGATCTCCAGCAGCCGTATGTCAGTCGCGCCGTCTCGACGCTGGAAAAGCGTCTCGGCGTCGCGTTGCTCAGGCGCTCGACGCGCCGTCTGCAGGTCACGCAGGAAGGGCAGCAGTATCTTGCGCTCTGCAAGCGCATTCTCGATGAGATCGATGTCGCCGAAGCGCAGCTCTCGCGCGCGGGACAGCATATGACGGGTGGCATCCGCGTCACGGTGGCGACTTCGTTCGGCATGGACCAGATCGTGCCGCTCATTCCCGGCTTTCTCGAACGCTATCCGGGGCTGCGCGTTCGGCTGTCGCTGTCGGATACGCTCGCGGATGTGATCGGCGAAGGGTTCGATGTTGCGATCCGCATGGGCAGTCTTCAAGACTCGAATCTGGTGAGCCGCAAGCTGTGTCATCTCCAGCGCGTGGTGACTGCTTCGCCTTCCTATATCGCGCGTCACGGCGTGCCGTTGACGCCCGCGGATCTCGCGCACCACAACTGCCTGATGTGGGAGCCGCCGATGGACCATTTGAATCATTGGCCCTTCGTGATCGACGGCGAGCGCACTTCCATGCTCATCAACGGAAACTTCCAGACGAGCAGCGGCGTGAGTTCGGTGTATATGTGCCTCGCGGGCGTCGGCATTACGCGCATGGCGGAGCATATGGTGCTTCCGTCCATTCGCAGCAACATGCTCGTGCCACTTCTCACGGACTTTCAGCCGAGCGACGAAACCGCGATCTATGCACTGTATCCGCGCGATTCGTCGCTTCATCCGCGAGTCCGGGCGTTCATCGACTACATTGGCGAAAAGCTCGAGCGGCCGCCGTGGGCCGCCTGA
- a CDS encoding phosphatase PAP2 family protein — protein sequence MSKKLDVRRQNRVNALDSSIQLWLLHILPSSGLFAHAVGVVAEFYLFKGLIPLAILCAIWFKQGSTSSYRREMVIAIVLSALLAFAVGRLLALVLPFRLRPMYDPAFASSFPGASHAGDHLRLWSSFPSDHAALWMSVAVGIFLIWRWIGVLAVLHCLLLICLPRVYLGLHYFTDVVAGALIGTAVVTLMTRAPIRTRFAPRIVSWVIRRPGTASMLAFVFFFELATMFDEPRLLAIALYKML from the coding sequence ATGTCAAAAAAACTAGACGTACGGAGACAAAACCGGGTGAACGCTCTCGACTCGTCCATTCAACTTTGGCTGCTTCACATTCTCCCTTCATCAGGCCTCTTTGCTCACGCGGTCGGCGTGGTGGCGGAGTTCTATCTGTTCAAGGGGCTTATTCCGCTCGCCATCCTGTGCGCGATCTGGTTCAAGCAGGGCAGTACGTCGAGTTACCGTCGCGAGATGGTGATCGCAATTGTGCTATCAGCACTGCTTGCCTTCGCCGTCGGACGCCTTCTTGCGCTCGTCTTGCCATTTCGGCTGCGGCCGATGTATGACCCGGCGTTTGCTTCGAGCTTTCCCGGCGCGAGCCACGCAGGCGATCACCTGCGACTGTGGAGTTCGTTTCCCAGCGACCATGCGGCACTGTGGATGTCGGTCGCAGTGGGTATCTTCCTCATCTGGCGATGGATCGGTGTGCTGGCCGTGTTGCATTGCCTGCTGCTCATCTGCTTGCCGCGCGTGTACCTGGGGCTTCACTATTTCACCGATGTCGTTGCAGGCGCGCTGATCGGAACGGCTGTCGTCACGCTGATGACGCGCGCCCCAATCAGGACGCGATTCGCGCCGCGCATCGTGAGCTGGGTGATTCGACGACCGGGCACGGCATCCATGCTCGCATTTGTTTTCTTCTTCGAACTCGCCACGATGTTCGATGAGCCGCGACTGCTTGCCATCGCGCTCTACAAGATGCTCTGA
- a CDS encoding lipopolysaccharide biosynthesis protein: protein MNNIQATQSPNFLSKAKAATFATAVVLSALLTACGGGGEAAIDAATNKSADLPQATDKAATTGSIFYGANGHITNGGAYDSTAYATQLAHLQDLGVKIYRNDVYSQASAKVVATVAKTFAAGGVQVYPVIMLGLNFNSEQAAYNAGYTLGQQTAQTYNYTYYEVGNEMEAHTLAGNYDGNVWNHYSNQPFTIARGAIRGMIAGVKSVNSSAKIIVDGTWKHTAFFQMLADGSQPDGTHGHPTVSWDITAWHWYSDQGDMTHACGNTGCHDVLGVLQSMGKPIWINEFGVRPTYGTYSSIASYMTGSLMMQQFYNNAAKYNIQSIQAFEMYDDSEGAYGLMQGDGKTQKPAFTAVKNFIATHPK, encoded by the coding sequence ATGAACAACATTCAAGCTACGCAATCCCCGAATTTCCTGTCCAAGGCGAAGGCCGCAACGTTTGCAACCGCAGTGGTCCTGAGCGCGTTGCTCACGGCTTGCGGCGGCGGTGGTGAAGCCGCTATCGATGCCGCAACCAACAAGTCCGCCGATCTGCCGCAGGCAACCGATAAGGCAGCGACCACCGGCTCCATCTTCTATGGCGCGAACGGCCATATCACGAACGGCGGCGCGTATGACAGCACTGCGTACGCAACGCAGCTTGCCCACCTTCAGGACCTCGGCGTGAAGATCTACCGCAACGACGTCTACAGCCAGGCGTCCGCGAAGGTTGTCGCTACGGTTGCGAAGACGTTCGCCGCAGGCGGTGTGCAGGTTTATCCGGTGATCATGCTTGGCCTGAACTTCAACAGCGAGCAGGCGGCCTACAACGCCGGTTACACGCTCGGTCAGCAGACTGCGCAAACGTACAACTACACGTACTACGAAGTGGGCAACGAGATGGAAGCCCACACGCTCGCCGGCAACTACGACGGCAATGTGTGGAACCACTACAGCAATCAGCCGTTCACCATCGCGCGTGGCGCGATCCGCGGCATGATCGCCGGCGTGAAGTCGGTCAACAGCTCGGCGAAGATCATCGTCGACGGTACGTGGAAGCACACCGCGTTCTTCCAGATGCTGGCAGACGGCTCGCAGCCGGACGGCACGCATGGTCACCCGACCGTCAGCTGGGACATCACGGCGTGGCACTGGTATTCCGACCAGGGCGACATGACCCACGCCTGCGGCAATACGGGTTGTCACGACGTCCTCGGCGTGCTTCAGTCGATGGGCAAGCCGATCTGGATCAACGAATTCGGCGTTCGTCCGACCTACGGCACCTACTCGTCGATCGCGTCGTACATGACCGGCAGCCTGATGATGCAGCAGTTCTACAACAATGCGGCCAAGTACAACATCCAGTCGATTCAGGCTTTCGAGATGTATGACGACAGCGAAGGCGCATATGGCCTGATGCAGGGCGACGGCAAGACGCAGAAGCCTGCTTTCACCGCGGTCAAGAACTTCATTGCAACTCACCCGAAGTAA